AGGCCGCCAATACAGGAAAATCGCCACGCATATCAGGATGGCCAGGAAAAAATAGACAGGGAATTTTACAGTGTAAATGCCGCTAGCCAGGAATATCTGGGCGGTTTCAATTGGAAGGCAAAGCATGAGGATTACAAGGCCGAACCGCCAGAAAAACAGGGTTGCGGCGAGAAAAGCGCCACCGGCCAGGGTGTAGGCGAAAGTTTCCAGTGGAAGCAAAACGCCCATCAACCCGGCAAGAGCGGAAATGGCGATAAAAATGGCCGGAGCCACGTCGCGGCGGCCTAACGTATATTCCATGCGACCCGCAAATTAATAGTCAAATATCCAACCCCGCAAGAAAATCCACCAAAAGTTTATCATACTGGCCATATGTCCTGGTTTGGCGTGGATGCATAACGGTAGCATGGTAAAATACCACTTGCTAGGTTCCATAAGGGCTTGTTGAAATGGTTGCGCCACAAGGGGAAGGCGCTCCGGGTTGAAGGATTGATGGGGGGGGCTTGTAGCTTCGAAAGATGCGGCAAGATAAACATGGGCTGGCCGTCAACATTTCACTATGTCTTGTTAGCGCCGTGTTGGCGCTATCCGCTGGCGAATTAACTTTACGCGCCAACGAAATCCTCAAGGATATTAAAAAGGGCGGCAAGCTGAGGCTGAGCGAGAACAAGGTGATAGGTTATGAATTCAAGCCGAACTATCGCTCCCAGGGTTTTATAACCAACAGTTTCGGGTTCCGGGGGCCCGAAATCGAAAAAGAAAAGAAAGAAGGGGTTTTCAGGGTCGTGGTGATGGGGGATTCCATCGCCGCCGCGCCGAACATCAAAGAGGCTGAGACCTATGCGTCTGTTATCAGGACATCGCTCAACAGGCCTGATGACCACCATCACAGATACGAGGTGATAAACACCGGGGTGATGAGTTATAGCGTGTGGCAATACCTGGAGGTATACAAGGTGAAGGTCCGCCCGCTTAAACCGGACCTTGTGATATTGGGCATATGCCAAAATGATTTTGTGAGGCACTTGAATTTCTACACGGACATGTTCGGCGTTGTGAGAAGCGATATGGAGGTAAAACCTCACGAAATGGACCTGCAAGGCGAAGGGTTTGTAAACTCCCTTCTACTTGTTCAAAAACTGCGCGCGGCGGCGCGGATAACCCGCACGTCCCATGCGGAAGAGAGGGCTCCAGCGCAATTAGCCAAGTCCATCCCCACTTTACATGGTCGGTGGGACGAGGGTGGCGGGGCCACGCTGACCAGGCTTGCGCGGGAGTTGAAGCGGGACGGTGTGCGGTTTATTTTCGTTATTTTCCCCTACCGGTTCCAGCTGTTGGATACAAATGCCATCGCCACCGACGAGCGTTTCAGCCGGTTCTGCGCCGATGAAAATGTGGAATGCCTGGATCTTATGGAGCCTTACAGGAAAGCCGGTCCGGGGCTTTACCCTGTAAACGATCCGTTGCATCCTGACGCGGAGGGCCACGCCATCGCCGCCCATGAGATAGTCGCGCTCATTGCCGGGAAAGACATGTCGCAGTGATCCTTGGCCACGTCACCAACACCTTCATGCTCCACTCCGTTGGTTCGCATTTTTTGAAGGACAAATTACCCCCGCTCCCGCCGGTTCTTGCCGGGGCGCTGGCGCCGGACATTCTGGACAAGGCGATAATGGTTACGGGGTTGATCGAAAGCTATCCGGGGCGGGGCTTGTTCCATTCGCTGGTTACGCTTACCGTTTTGGCCGTACCGGCCATAAGGGCGTTTCCCGCGCGCGCCAAACTTGTCGGGGCTGTTTATCTTGGCGCCCTCGTCCATCTGGCCCAGGACACGCCGGACCTTAGCGTGATTTTATGGCCCCTGGCCGGGCCTTGGGAGCCGTACCCCTACATGTCCCTTGTGGAAAAGCTGGTCAATCTGTATATTGGGATGAACCCCTTGCAGGCGTGGCTGGGCGAAATGGCCGGGGCCATTTACTGCGCGGGATATTTCGTGACCAGGATTTTAAAATGGCGCGCAAAAAAGAAAAATGACGTTTCGCTGGTTGAAGTCGAATAACCGCCGCTGGGCGGTTTTATTGCCTGTGGCGGCGGTTGTAACCGCCTGCGCCTCCAGCGGTCCCCAAACCACGGAGCAAACGCCAAAAGGCATGCGGAACGCCCAAACCTCCATGTCGTTGCCAAAGCCGCCATTGCCGCCGGTTGAGGACGTTAACCCCACCGTTGGGCCGGGGGATGACTTGAACATCCTCGTTTACCGGCATACGGACCTTACTTTAGGAACCGTTCCGGTGCGCACAGACGGCAATATCACCATGCCGCTTATCGGCGATGTGAAGGTTGAGGGCCTCACCATACCCCAGCTTAGGGAAACGCTGGAGACCCGGTTTGCAAGATATATCGTAAACCCGCAGATAGTGATCTCGTATAACAAGATAAACAGCCAGAAAATCTTTGTGCTCGGCGAGGTGACCACCCCTGGCATCATAAAGCTGGACGACAGGCTCACCCTGCTTCAGGCTATTTTAAAGTCTGGAGGCATGACCCACGACGCAAGGTCCAGCCAGGTCCTGCTGATAAGAAAGAGCAAGGCCTACGCGCTTAGCGTGGATTCCATTTTCAATGGCGACCCGACCCAGGATGTGCCCATAGTGAACGGCGACATAGTATATGTCCCGTCCACGACCCTTTCAGACTTGGGGCGGACATTTTCACACATCACGAAAATACTCTCGCCAATCATCCAGCTGGAAAGCGGCATAGTGCTTTCCCCGCAGGTGGAGGATGTGATCCGCGGCAACGCGGGCGGCGACGGGGCCAGCCTTTCCATACCCGCCCAGTAGCTTAAAATAACCCTCCGGCGGGCGGCGGTTTTTCGAGCGTATTTATCCGGCCGCAACCGGTTTGCGGAGCGACTTGATCCACCGCGTAACGAAAACCCTGGCGGCTTGGGCGTACTCTTTAACGGTTGGAACCGGGAGATTGTTCAGCGCCACCGCCGTTTTACCGACGTTCCATTCCCCGCCCAGCCTGTGGCGCAAAACCGCCAGCTCGTCTTTGGGCGTGGCCCCCACACCGGCCACCAGTAGCGCAGAGCCCGAAAGCGCCGCCGCCACCATCCCGTCCAGATGGGATGTGGCGGAAGGGGTGTCCACAATCACCATGTCGTACCTGGTTTTCATTTCGGCGAACAGGGTTTTGGCTTTGTCCGTTTCCATGTAACGCTCCTGCAACGCCGGGTCACGGTCCGCGGTAAGGGCGAAAAGGTTCTCCACCGGCGTGGGTAGCACAGCTTTCTCCAGCGTTGTTTGGCCTGCAAGGCAAGCGCCCAGGCCGTCACCCATGGGCAGGCCGAGCATGTCGTGGATTGTAGGAGCGTGGGGGTTTGCGTCCACCAAAAGGACCCGTTTGCCTTCCATCGCCCAAATGGCGGCCAGGTTGGCGGCCACCAGGCTTTTGCCGGAACTTTTCCCGCAGGACAACACCGCCACGGCGCGGCCATCGCCGGCCACGGCGTTTAAGCCCCGCCGCAAATTCCTGAAAGCTTCCCGGAATGGAGAGCCCACAGGGGTGGAGCTAACCAGTGTTGATCCGGTGGAAACCGGGATCTCGGCGACCACCGGATCATCCTCCCCCTCTTTCCTTGCGTCCGCCCGGCTGGCTACAGTGTTATCAGCATATT
This DNA window, taken from Nitrospinota bacterium, encodes the following:
- a CDS encoding SGNH/GDSL hydrolase family protein, with product MRQDKHGLAVNISLCLVSAVLALSAGELTLRANEILKDIKKGGKLRLSENKVIGYEFKPNYRSQGFITNSFGFRGPEIEKEKKEGVFRVVVMGDSIAAAPNIKEAETYASVIRTSLNRPDDHHHRYEVINTGVMSYSVWQYLEVYKVKVRPLKPDLVILGICQNDFVRHLNFYTDMFGVVRSDMEVKPHEMDLQGEGFVNSLLLVQKLRAAARITRTSHAEERAPAQLAKSIPTLHGRWDEGGGATLTRLARELKRDGVRFIFVIFPYRFQLLDTNAIATDERFSRFCADENVECLDLMEPYRKAGPGLYPVNDPLHPDAEGHAIAAHEIVALIAGKDMSQ
- a CDS encoding polysaccharide export protein → MTFRWLKSNNRRWAVLLPVAAVVTACASSGPQTTEQTPKGMRNAQTSMSLPKPPLPPVEDVNPTVGPGDDLNILVYRHTDLTLGTVPVRTDGNITMPLIGDVKVEGLTIPQLRETLETRFARYIVNPQIVISYNKINSQKIFVLGEVTTPGIIKLDDRLTLLQAILKSGGMTHDARSSQVLLIRKSKAYALSVDSIFNGDPTQDVPIVNGDIVYVPSTTLSDLGRTFSHITKILSPIIQLESGIVLSPQVEDVIRGNAGGDGASLSIPAQ